In a single window of the Coffea eugenioides isolate CCC68of chromosome 3, Ceug_1.0, whole genome shotgun sequence genome:
- the LOC113766643 gene encoding MDIS1-interacting receptor like kinase 2-like, which yields MASEATSQSKGKGKGYFTWTPEMDRVMGTCFIDQNQGNKLDGKCAWKTVAYTAVMNALFDKLNISVTKANIISRFKTWEKHYDILYPLLQSCNFGPTIIWDYSRGRIDVRDEDVWNAQVSENPKILPYRKKIVVENWEDICTLFSQDRANGEGAQTVFEANAETEVEESANVEESFETDSRSLENEVMNALLARQRSKSKASSSTNDRGTKRKLTSSQVLYKVLGRMTDSLDKYLNSECSKVTTKMVEDELSKIELDRFQLLKVEVVFVEEVELIAGSPSRAMLHKLAPSFPPKVCASDFAEEAASLFKWKSNFANKDSSLFISWNVPPTKAKNSSSPCTWAGVSCNVDGSVNRLNLTNSSVNSTLYDFPFSSLPNLEYVDLSMNELLGSIPAQIGNLSKLIYLDFSFNQLSREIPPEIGLLRYLQVLHLNENHLSGPIPEELSHLVCLTELVLNTNNISGTISSSLVNLGNLTYLSLYENLLSGSIPPEIGNLSNLVTAFLSSNLLTVELGQLKSVQILSLFGNNLIGKIPTSLGNLTNLTVLHLYDNQLSGSIPEELDNLELLTDLELELNGSIPKSFGDPSNLESLFLRENQLSGSIPEELGKLAKLAVMEMDTNQFSGHLPEHLCQNGTLQNFTVSNNRLTGPIPISLQNCSSLFRARFQGNQLTGNLSEMFGIYPNLNFVDLSNNEFYGGLSGNWGRCPNLAALFLADNHITGQIPSELGNASQLHVLDLSSNDFTGEIPRQVMMLASMLNLYLQNNQLFGNIPEEVGQLKNLLHLDLSANFLRRSIPENFGGFQQLFYLNLSNNNLSQQIPPQMGELTRLSISGEIPSEFRSLQSLEILNLSHNYLSGFLPKALAELPGSLHINISFNNFEVQFLTVKPLKISP from the exons ATGGCATCTGAAGCAACATCTCAGTCAAAAGGGAAAGGCAAAGGGTATTTCACTTGGACTCCTGAAATGGATCGTGTAATGGGCACTTGTTTTATTGACCAAAACCAAGGAAACAAATTGGATGGTAAATGTGCATGGAAAACAGTAGCCTACACCGCAGTAATGAATGCTTTATTCGATAAACTCAATATATCTGTGACAAAGGCTAATATTATATCTCGTTTCAAGACATGGGAGAAACACTATGACATCTTATACCCACTGCTCCAGTCCTGTAACTTTGGGCCTACGATAATATGGGACTACTCTAGAGGTAGAATTGATGTTCGTGATGAGGATGTATGGAATGCTCAAGTAAGTGAGAATCCAAAAATTCTTCcttatagaaaaaaaattgtagttGAAAATTGGGAGGATATCTGTACACTATTTTCACAAGATCGTGCAAATGGAGAGGGTGCCCAAACTGTTTTTGAGGCTAATGCTGAAACTGAAGTTGAAGAGTCTGCTAATGTAGAGGAATCTTTTGAGACTGATTCACGATCTTTAGAAAATGAAGTTATGAATGCACTGCTAGCTCGACAACGGTCAAAATCAAAAGCTTCATCTTCAACAAATGATCGTGGCACAAAGAGAAAACTAACGAGCTCTCAAGTACTTTACAAGGTGTTGGGACGAATGACAGATTCACTGGATAAGTACTTAAATTCAGAATGCTCAAAAGTTACAACTAAAATGGTGGAAGACGAGTTATCTAAAATTGAATTGGATAGATTTCAATTGTTGAAGG TGGAAGTTGTTTTTGTCGAAGAAGTTGAGCTGATTGCTGGAAGCCCAAGTAGAGCAA TGCTACATAAACTAGCCCCATCATTTCCTCCCAAAGTTTGTGCATCAGATTTTGCTGAAGAGGCCGCTTCACTCTTCAAATGGAAATCCAATTTTGCAAACAAGGATAGTTCCCTCTTCATTTCGTGGAATGTACCGCCAACCAAAGCCAAGAATTCTTCCAGCCCCTGCACTTGGGCTGGTGTTTCATGCAATGTTGATGGAAGTGTCAACAGATTGAACCTCACAAATTCCAGTGTCAACTCTACACTCTATGACTTCCCATTTTCATCCTTGCCAAATCTTGAATATGTTGATCTGTCGATGAATGAACTTTTAGGCAGCATACCAGCCCAGATTGGCAATCTCTCCAAGCTCATATATCTCGATTTCTCGTTCAATCAGCTGTCACGAGAAATCCCACCCGAAATTGGGTTGTTACGATATCTTCAAGTCCTCCATCTGAACGAAAATCACCTGTCCGGTCCAATTCCGGAGGAATTAAGCCATTTAGTCTGTCTTACTGAGCTTGTTTTGAATACCAATAACATCAGTGGCACAATTTCATCTTCCTTGGTAAATCTGGGAAACTTGACATACTTGTCTTTGTATGAAAACCTATTATCAGGTTCCATTCCTCCAGAAATAGGAAACCTATCCAATCTTGTCACTGCCTTTTTGAGCTCTAACCTTCTTACAG TTGAGTTAGGGCAGTTGAAATCAGTTCAAATTTTGAGCTTGTTCGGAAATAATCTCATTGGCAAAATTCCAACATCACTGGGTAATCTGACAAATTTGACTGTCCTCCATCTCTATGATAACCAACTCTCAGGCTCAATTCCTGAAGAGTTGGACAACCTAGAGCTACTTACAGATTTGGAACTAGAACTGAACGGTTCTATTCCTAAATCATTTGGTGATCCGAGCAACCTGGAATCTCTGTTTCTGCGTGAAAACCAGCTTTCTGGTTCCATTCCAGAGGAGCTTGGGAAGTTGGCAAAGTTGGCTGTGATGGAAATGGATACAAATCAATTCTCTGGTCATCTGCCAGAACATCTTTGCCAAAATGGAACACTTCAAAACTTCACGGTAAGCAACAACAGGCTGACCGGTCCAATCCCTATAAGCTTGCAAAATTGCTCGAGTTTATTCAGAGCTCGATTTCAGGGAAACCAGCTGACTGGGAACCTGTCAGAGATGTTTGGTATCTATCCAAACTTGAATTTCGTGGATCTTAGTAACAATGAATTCTATGGCGGACTTTCTGGCAACTGGGGTAGATGCCCAAACTTGGCAGCACTATTTCTTGCAGATAATCACATCACAGGTCAGATCCCTTCAGAGCTGGGAAATGCATCTCAACTTCATGTACTTGATTTGTCTTCCAATGACTTTACTGGGGAAATTCCAAGGCAAGTTATGATGTTGGCTTCTATGCTCAATCTGTATCTACAAAATAACCAACTTTTTGGCAATATACCTGAAGAAGTAGGTCAGCTCAAAAATCTGCTTCATCTTGACCTGTCAGCAAATTTCTTGCGTCGATCTATCCCAGAAAATTTTGGAGGTTTCCAGCAATTATTTTACCTGAATTTGAGCAACAACAACTTGAGTCAACAGATTCCACCTCAGATGGGTGAGTTAACCCGACTTTCTATCTCAGGAGAAATACCATCTGAATTCAGAAGTTTACAGAGTCTAGAGATATTGAACCTTTCCCATAATTACCTCTCTGGTTTCCTTCCAAAGGCTTTGGCAGAGCTGCCTGGTTCTTTGCATATTAACATATCTTTCAATAACTTTGAGGTCCAATTCCTTACGGTAAAGCCTTTAAAAATATCACCATAG